The Rhinolophus ferrumequinum isolate MPI-CBG mRhiFer1 chromosome 21, mRhiFer1_v1.p, whole genome shotgun sequence region GAACTTCTCTAGGTTTTGCTTCCTAACCTGTACAATAGCAAAACAGATTAGGATCAGATAGAACCATGGACATGATATGCTGGGGGAAATCAAGGGTACCAGGGCGTTTGTAAGGTCATATTACTGCTGGGGTTGCCAGTCATGCCTGCCACTTACAGACGCTGggaggacaaaatgagaaaacagtgcCCATAGTGGAGTTATGGGCACAGTGTCAGCAAGGATGTAAGGGGAAACCAGTATGTTACCCCGAGTGAGGGGAAGTGGAGTTTCCGTGGAGTGAGAAGAAGTGGAGTTTCCGTGGAGTGAGAGGGTGGGTGACTCCCAGAATGCATTGGGAGCTCCCTGGAACCGTGGTAGACTTCTATTGTCACTTCTCACACCGCTGAACTGGAAAGAGCTGAGTCCTAGAATAGTATCCCTATGATAAAACCACTGGCCTTGTGATTTGAGGGCAGGGCAATTATCACCTCATAAGAGCTGGGGAATTCACATTTTGAATAGAGTTAGAATGCACAGTTCAGTCTTATTTCATTCAGATAAGTGGAGTTCACATCTTGAATCCATGTTACCTATCACACCCCTCTACCCTTCCCCCCAGTTAAACTTGTAGTTTGCGCTGCCTCTGGGCACTTAtgaaacaagtgtttattgaacacctactatgtataCAGAGATAAGCATAACATGGTATCTTCATCAAGGAGTTCACTCTCCAGTGGGGGAGGCAACCAAATAGACAGCTATGTTACAGTTGACATGATGGAAGTAGCACAGAGGGAGAATCAGAATTCAATTGGAAGAAAGGTCAAGCAAGGTTCTCTAGAGAAGATGAGCACCTTTTTGTCCTGTATTTGAGAgacatttattatcattttctctACTCTATTACTTAGAAATGGCCTCATTGTATAAATAATGGAGGCCATTGGTTTAGGTACGCATACTGGCACAAGTCCTTTGTACTCTCGGTGTGGAATGTCACTGGTGTGAATACAACATTATTGTTGGGTTCTTCATGAACTAAACCGTTTACCTCCCTGACCTAAAAGATCAAATGAAGGCTAGGAAGCAAAAGTCAACAAACTCATGTGTGGCTTCAAGGAGACTCATCACCCATTCTTATCCATCATTGGTCTCCTAATGCCCCAGAGCAGGTATCTTCAAATCTCTCCACAAATGGATTTTAGAGGCAGAAGAATCTCACTTTAAACCTTGGCACTGCTACTTAAGATTGTGGCCTTGAGATTATCAGTGAACTCTCCCCTGCTCTCTGCTCCTTCTTGCCTCAGGGGAATAATCACACTCCAGCTAAGGGTTGTGGTAGGATTTCCTGTTATGTGTATAAGCAACTCATCCACTGCCTGGCACATCGCAAACATTCAGTAAGTCAAAGATAATTGTCCTGCTGGGTCCTTCTGCACGTGCAATGCTGGACTCTTTCTTTCAGCCCAAGGAAACATACAGGGACCTACGGTCACTCAACCCAGCAGAAGGAGGCCCAGGAATGGAACATGGAGTCCagttcctccttccttcttgggGCCAGGCTTATGGTAAAGACTGGAAAGACTGTCATGAGGCCTCCAGCTTCTGGAGGTGCCAACCACCCAGAGGAGCATGACTGTCATCAACAAGCCCCTTCTAGCAGGTGTGAGTGTTTTATCTTTCCTGTGGGGTTTACAATTCTCTCCTCAGTCTCAGTCACTGCATCAGGTGTACCATTCCTTCTAGGGCTCAACCCACTTCTCCCCTCTACTTCCCTTCTCTTACTATCATGCTGACATTGTTCTGGGGAAGAGAAGTTGTGCAGAGCTCCTAGCTCAGCTAGCTTCACTTCTCTTATTTGTACCAGGACGTCATTTCTATCCTGGAAATTCCACTTGCTCTCCTGTGCCCCCACCTCTGTCCCAGTCCTCAGAGTTCCTATAAAGAAGGGATCACATCTCAGTGTCAGCACAGAACACAGTCGGGTTCTGAAGCTCTTTGGTTCTGAAGTCTCAGCTCCGGGAAAGCTTCTCCTCTGCCGAGACCATGAAGCTCTGCGTGACTGTCCTCTCTCTCCTTGTGCTAGTGGCTGCCTTCTGCTCTCCAGTGCTCTCAGCACCAAGTAAGTTTGTTCTTTCAGCTACTACTTCTAGAGCCGTGGTGTAGGCAGCTCCAACTTTTCTATTTGAGAAGGTCCACCAGTGGCTTCTGGGGATGGGAGAAAAGGGACCTGGGAAGATTAAGTAGCTGCTGTTTAACGCAGAGTCTACTAAACAATCAGTAATATTCAATTCCCTGTGTTCTTAAGAAATCGCAAACAGTAGACTTGTTTAAGCAAGTCCCTGTCTtactctgtgccttagtttccccactTATAAAATGAATGGAGTTAGGCATGTGCTCTGAGACCCAATCCAGCTCTATTGTCTTCTTTCAGCATCTTGTATTCAGAATCAGATTCCTACTCCGGGTGGGTGGGATTAGATATTAGGGACTGTAGTTGGGGATCTGGTAGCTCCACAGAGATGCCCACGGAATATCCACAACTAGAAGCCAAAACGAGCAGTTCCTTGCAAAGCTTCGATCTCACACGGCCTTTCTTTCCAGAGGACCCAGACCCTCCCACTGCATGCTGCTTCGCTTACACCCTGCGAAAACTTCCTCGCAAAATTGTGACGGATTACTATGAGACCAGCAACCTCTGCTCCCAGCCAGCTGTGGTGTAAGTATCAACTTCTGGGCTCCTCTGGGAGGAAGGGCGAGGGCAGGATGAGATTAGGGGTCTCTTTGGGGCAGGAGGAGAATCAAACAGTAGAGAGGCAGGTCTCAGGGCTGAAGCCTCCCAGAAAGCAGTGAGGCAATGAAGTCGCCTGTTGAGTCCTGGAaggggctggggtgtgggggagcCAAGGGAGAAGATGAAGGGTTTCTGCGGAGGAAGTTAGCCACAGTCTAGGAAACCAGGAGAAGTGAAAGAGATGACAGGAAATATGGGCTGAGTTCTTAAACTATGCTTAGAAAAGCATGTGAAAACGTTATTGCTAGGGGCGGTAGGGTATCACGGGGAGAGGTAGGCATATTGATTGTAAAATTCATTGATTCCTTGTGTGGGCAACCAGAGCTGAATCCAGGGTGAAAGGTACAAGGAGTCTGGTTCCAGTACCACCCCAGGAAGGGTGTTCTTACCCATTAGAGGGTTCAACTTGAACTGTGGTCAAGCAGAGGGAAGTAGCTACCACAGGGAAGGTCCCATGGGATCTAATCACTCCTGTTCCACAGATTCCAGACCAAACAGGGAAAACAAATCTGTGCCAACCCCAGCGAACCCTGGGTCCAGCAGTACATGGAAGACCTGGATCTGAACTGAGCCAATCCAAGCACAGGGGCAGGAAATCTCCAGGGATGGTCACCTGAGCCCGAAGCTTCTCAGTGAGACgcaccctctgtatgtttcaACTCCTCTCCATAGTCCCTGATCCTTCCCTTAATCTTTACTATATGCTGTCTTATTGTATTCGGTGTTATTTCCAAcattagattctttttttccctaaaggtCGCATGTcccccatctctctttctctgctatTGTGAGCACGTGGATAATGCAGTTGATTCCAtgtgttttcataataaaactgaaaaaaaatgtggacagttttttgtgttttatatgatTTGGAGTGAAGAGAATTGCCTTGTGTTATGAATAGAGACAAACTACAGTTTCCAAACAATAAGAATGAGAACTTCCTGAGTACTTCAGATGGGCTAAATGCTCTAAAGACAGAACCTTACTTAATACTTTCAACAAGTACTTTAACACCCTTATTAAGTAGGGAATCTTaccccagttttacagatgaggaaacacagGCACAGGGCTGATGTGACTTGCTGAGGCTTGGAGGTCTGCTTGGAGAGCACCATGAAAGGGTGATCCCAAAGGATAGCTGTGATGCTAAGGGTATCATTTCAACATCTTGCAGGGAAATGTTATAAGCAGCAACAGCACAATGGAGAGGGAAGGTGAGATAGTTCAGAGTCAGAAAAGTGGGCCTCCCTCTCTTATTATCAGCGTATCATTAGGAAAGGCATCTTGCCTCATTGGACTTCAGTTTTCACACCAGTAAAGTGGCGTTAATATCATCCACTTTGAAGGGCTGTTCTAAGGTGATGTGTGAAGCAGCCATCACAGGGCCTGACATCTGGaagattttctcttcctctctgagccttagcttttcacttaaaagagACATAGTGTCTATCTTCCCCGTGTCATCATGCAGATTACATTAGAGGTGGATCAGCTCTCTAAAGCCCAAAGCAACATGAGGCGTTATCATGAAGACAGAAGAACAAATGTCAGAAGTGGTTCTGGAGTGTTGTGGGAGTATCCTAAAGCCACGTCTCCCTAATAATTCTTCTGCCAAATCCTAGCACCCAGGGATTATCCCATGATGAATTGTCTGCTACAGTCTCTGTGTCttatagtttttttctcttcaatgaaGGTGGTTAATTGAATATCAAATTTTATCTcagtaattatatatgtaatacttGCCATATCAGTCCTAAAATCAGGCAATAGCCCTTTGTCATACGTGTTTTTACTTGAACTGGAAAACAATGTACTTGTAGGCAGAGTAGGTGCTTCCTAGGCATGTGTTGAATGTATAATATGAGGGAGCTTTAGGATGATTGAATTGGTCTTGAAGGGTTTTAGAAATTTCCCAGGTGGTAAATTCCTGTTCCCAGGTGAAATGATTTGCACATGTAGGTGGACTCTATCACACAGATAGCATTGGTCAGGTTTGTATTTCACTGTGTGCATTATTTAGCAATAACTGTCCAGTCATAACCGCAATGCCTGACACGTAGTGGAGTTTAATAATATttggtgagtgaatgaacaaatcagtGATTTGACCAGCAGGATGTGCTATGCCCAAGTCCCATAATGGAGCTGGAAGATGAACAGGAAGGTAAAGATCAGAAAACCATGGTGTCAAGGTCAGGATCTCTGGGGATCAGCAAAGATCTCTCAGGCGGTGGTGACAGAAATAGCCAGCAGTCAACATGGTGAATCCGTCCGCGCAGAGGGCCACGATTTGTGTCCTTGCTGTCAGGCTCAGTCCAGCCTCTTTGAGGCCCCACCTCCGTCCAGCAGAGGGTCCCAGCCGTCAGTACAGGGGGTTCTGGCTGAACAATTCATGTTCTGCAACATCACCGCCTTGTCCTGCTCTGCTCGCCTCCTCTTCACTGGATTGGTTTCCTTTCAGTTTCTGGCCTGCAGTTCCACTTCCCCAGCATGAGTCTCAGTCTCCCCTTTTGGCAACAGTGGCTCCAGGGATGGGTTCACTGACGATGATGCCCGTTTGGCCCAGTCTCTGCCTCGTTTCTGCAGGTGTGGCCCAGGGTGAGGTAGCACAGGCTTGGCCCCACCTTTCATGTGGGTAGAAACAATATCCTTGGGGCCTCTTTCTAGCATCCTCCAGAGACAATGTCTCCATGCAGCCCctattctttgcttttccttcttgaGCTCTTATTCTCtctatttgtatgtgtgtgtgtgtgtgtgtgtgtgtgtgtgcagtagGTCAATATGTACATCTTGGTATTGGACTAGATTCTGTCCCCTGTTCCCCCTTCTGTATTCTCTACTCAGTGAAAGCACCCCCTCCTACCCAGCCTCTAAGCCAGAAAGCTGGGATCACCCTTGGCTTGTCCTTCCCCTTCACCTCCTACATCTACAGTTTTCCCGCCTTACTGGTGGTTTCACTTTCTTTGCTTTCAGTCCCCTGTGGTCAGTCATGGTCCAaagatattaaatggaaaatgcagATATAAACAATCCATAAGTCTTAAACTCTGTGCCGCCCTGCTCCATCTCACCGGGGACGTGAATTATATCTTGgtccagtgtatccatgctaTGTACACTACCTGCCATTTAGTCACtaagtagccatctcagttatcagattgacttGGTATCActagtgcttgtgttcaagtaacacttattttacttaatgttgACCCCAAAGctcaagagcagtgatgctggaaATTTGGTCTTGCTgaagagaagccgtaaagtgcctcctttaagtgaaaaggtgtgtATGTCATATAGGAAAAACCATAGTATATATATGGTTCAGTATTATCCGAAGTGTTAGGCATACACTGGGGGTTTTGGGAaatatcccctgcagataaggggtGAGGGGCTACTGTAGTCAATCTGTTGTATCTTCAAATGAGGTGTATCTGCTTCTCACCGTTCCCATTGCCACTGTCTTAGCTCAGGCCCTCAGCATTTCTGACCACGACAGCTGTGTTTCCTATCAGCtgttttttcttccagtttgacTCTCTTCAATCTTTCCCATCATCACACAGCATCCAAAGTGGTTTTGCAAATAggtctgtctctttttcttgaaaatcttTCAATACTCTGCTCTGTTTCCAGCATGAAATGGaagcttctcctctgtgacctTGCCCGTGCTTTTCTCTTTAGCCATGGATCCCGCTACATCCCAACTTCCTGGAAACCAAGACTCAGCCCTCTGAACTACAGGTAATGCCTTACAAGTGCAGGTTTCCTCTCTGCTTTTCATGAATGAGGTGTAAACTTGCAAGGCACATTTTCCCTTCTTGAAAATCACAGGGAGAGAAAAACTAATAGTGCAACTGTTTTGATACTGAAAATTGACaagtgtcttttttgtttgtttgtttgattttttttttagtttcgggtgtacaaagcaatgtaatagttagacatttaaacccctcataaagtgataacccacccccaaaGCTACTACCCCTCAGATGTATGttatagctgttaaaataccatgaactatcttccctatgttgtactccacatcccgtgactatatatacctacatatttatttatagttgacattcaatattattctacttcagctgtCAGGTGTAtagcattggtcaggcatctacacagtctatgacgtgatccccctgataagtccagtgcccatctggcaccttatatgatctttacaacattgttgattacattccccatactgtattaactaccaatttgtatttcttaatgccgtcacctttttcaccctgctccaaccccattcccatctattaccctggtaaatctagtacctatctggcaccatacctagttattacaatattgttgactgtattccttatgctataccctacatccccatgactactgtataactgccaatttgtacttcttaatc contains the following coding sequences:
- the LOC117014058 gene encoding C-C motif chemokine 4-like, whose translation is MKLCVTVLSLLVLVAAFCSPVLSAPKDPDPPTACCFAYTLRKLPRKIVTDYYETSNLCSQPAVVFQTKQGKQICANPSEPWVQQYMEDLDLN